One genomic segment of Caldimonas brevitalea includes these proteins:
- a CDS encoding bifunctional metallophosphatase/5'-nucleotidase, with product MMWTPLALAVAALIACGGGDDDDDTPSPPAAVEVRLLAFNDFHGALEHHNLALTLPDPADATKTVRVNTGGAAYLATQLDTLRAGKPHSVTISSGDLVGASPLVSAFFRDEPTVEVMNLMKVDLNAVGNHEFDKGVTELKRIAAGGCNTDTSNPDLSSCAGPTRPYAGAKFDFLAANVIDSANKAPLFKPYVVKEFDGVKVGFVGAVTRTTPTIVSPAGVAGVQFLDEAETLNRYADELDAQGVKAIVAVIHEGGQTDSTWNDRSCANARGEAFAIAAKLSPKIDVLFNGHTHTGYNCLVNGVPVIQAYSSGRGISQVDVVLDRASRDVERSKTVALNVPVVNDTNTAEVAAKFPPVAAHAGVQGLVQTYASLAEPRANRVVGRITATIDRTASPGGDSAAGRLIADAQLAATAAADQGSAQIAFMNPGGVRADFVCAAGPCDLSFGQAFTVQPFGNSLVVMTLTGQQLKDLLEQQATGVNATFPRMLQPSRGFSYTWTPTQPNQQRVSDMRLGGAPIVATQRYRVTVNSFLADGGDGFTVLKSGTDRLGGAQDIDTLLDFFSKHSPVAPTTEARITKG from the coding sequence ATGATGTGGACCCCTCTGGCGCTGGCGGTCGCGGCGCTGATTGCCTGCGGCGGCGGCGATGACGATGACGACACACCGTCGCCACCGGCGGCGGTCGAAGTGCGCCTGCTCGCCTTCAACGACTTCCACGGCGCGCTCGAGCACCACAACCTGGCGCTGACACTGCCCGACCCGGCCGACGCGACCAAGACCGTGCGTGTCAACACCGGCGGTGCCGCCTACCTCGCCACCCAGCTCGACACGCTGCGCGCGGGCAAGCCGCACAGCGTGACGATCTCCAGCGGCGATCTGGTCGGTGCCTCGCCGCTGGTGTCCGCCTTCTTCCGGGACGAACCCACCGTCGAGGTGATGAACCTGATGAAGGTCGATCTCAACGCGGTCGGCAATCACGAGTTCGACAAAGGCGTGACCGAACTGAAGCGCATCGCGGCCGGCGGCTGCAACACCGACACCAGCAACCCCGACCTGTCGTCTTGCGCCGGCCCGACCCGGCCCTATGCCGGCGCGAAGTTCGACTTTCTCGCGGCCAACGTGATCGACTCCGCCAACAAGGCGCCGCTGTTCAAGCCCTACGTGGTCAAGGAATTCGACGGCGTGAAGGTCGGCTTCGTCGGCGCGGTCACGCGCACCACGCCCACCATCGTGTCGCCGGCCGGCGTGGCGGGCGTGCAGTTCCTCGACGAGGCCGAAACGCTCAACCGCTATGCCGACGAACTCGACGCCCAGGGCGTCAAGGCGATCGTCGCGGTGATCCACGAAGGCGGCCAGACCGACTCGACCTGGAACGACCGCAGCTGCGCCAATGCCAGAGGGGAAGCGTTCGCGATTGCGGCCAAGCTGAGCCCGAAGATCGACGTGCTGTTCAACGGCCACACCCATACGGGCTACAACTGCCTGGTCAACGGCGTGCCGGTGATCCAGGCCTATTCGTCGGGCCGCGGCATCAGCCAGGTCGACGTGGTGCTCGATCGCGCGAGCCGTGACGTCGAACGCAGCAAAACAGTGGCGCTCAACGTGCCGGTGGTGAACGACACCAACACCGCCGAGGTGGCGGCGAAGTTCCCGCCGGTGGCGGCCCACGCGGGCGTGCAGGGTCTGGTACAGACCTATGCGAGCCTCGCCGAGCCGCGAGCCAACCGGGTGGTCGGCCGCATCACCGCCACCATCGACCGCACCGCCAGCCCTGGCGGCGATTCGGCGGCGGGGCGTTTGATCGCCGATGCCCAATTGGCCGCCACAGCGGCCGCCGACCAGGGCAGCGCGCAGATCGCCTTCATGAACCCCGGCGGCGTGCGTGCGGACTTCGTCTGCGCCGCCGGCCCCTGCGACCTGAGCTTCGGCCAGGCCTTCACGGTGCAGCCCTTCGGCAACAGCCTGGTGGTGATGACGCTCACCGGCCAGCAGCTCAAGGACCTGCTCGAGCAGCAGGCCACTGGCGTCAACGCGACCTTCCCGCGCATGCTGCAGCCGAGCCGCGGCTTCAGCTACACCTGGACGCCGACGCAGCCCAACCAGCAACGTGTCAGCGACATGCGGCTCGGCGGCGCGCCGATCGTTGCGACGCAGCGCTACCGCGTCACCGTCAACTCCTTCCTGGCCGATGGCGGCGACGGCTTCACGGTGCTCAAGTCGGGCACCGACCGGCTGGGCGGCGCGCAGGACATCGACACCTTGCTCGACTTCTTCTCGAAGCACAGCCCGGTCGCGCCCACCACCGAAGCGCGCATCACGAAGGGGTGA
- a CDS encoding YbhB/YbcL family Raf kinase inhibitor-like protein, whose amino-acid sequence MLEKLPDAVGHALRHQRAGLEKLAYSKVDLRAGMAAIEVTSLAFADHAPIPPPYTADGRGLSPPLQWAGVPATAGSLVLIVEDADAPTPQPLVHAIAVELPPEDGSLPEGALQSSDDDAADLKIGRNSYLQSRWLPPDPPPGHGVHRYAFQIFALAPGARFSGTPGRDEVLEVLAEHAVASGCLIGTYERPDGSEKAGTGQPDTGLQGQVL is encoded by the coding sequence ATGCTTGAAAAGCTTCCCGACGCCGTGGGCCACGCCTTGCGCCATCAGCGCGCCGGACTGGAAAAGCTCGCTTACAGCAAGGTCGACCTGCGCGCCGGCATGGCCGCGATCGAAGTGACCAGTCTGGCCTTCGCCGACCATGCCCCCATCCCGCCCCCGTACACCGCCGACGGCCGTGGCCTCTCGCCTCCGCTGCAGTGGGCCGGCGTGCCTGCCACAGCCGGCTCGCTCGTGCTGATCGTCGAAGACGCCGATGCGCCGACGCCCCAGCCGCTGGTGCATGCGATCGCGGTCGAACTGCCGCCGGAAGACGGCTCCTTGCCCGAAGGCGCACTGCAGAGTTCGGACGACGACGCCGCCGACCTGAAGATCGGCCGCAACTCCTACCTGCAGTCGCGCTGGCTGCCGCCCGACCCGCCACCCGGGCACGGTGTGCACCGTTATGCCTTCCAGATCTTTGCGCTGGCGCCCGGCGCCCGCTTTTCGGGCACACCCGGCCGCGACGAAGTGTTGGAAGTGCTGGCCGAACATGCCGTGGCCAGCGGTTGCCTGATCGGCACCTACGAGCGGCCCGACGGCTCGGAGAAAGCGGGCACGGGGCAGCCGGATACAGGGCTGCAGGGACAGGTGCTCTGA
- a CDS encoding ATP-binding protein, which produces MPRPQRPLQASQAATVIGLLLVLAILVTAGYGAWRMQVSAAAQWRVNTEHHALALAEHARQAIRTAEFVLEGVAQAVDEAGIRTASQLNEQVRTPQWHQALRARSRGSQVIDVVGVFSNTGELVSFSRTFPVPKISIADRDYFIAQRQGDEGQAYLSESYPNRANGEWDFYLSRRLNGADGEFIGLVVIGLATQFFVDAYQSLSLVPKEQAAGRVSTKLLRDDLSVLVHAPPVEDGLGRRVTRTGPYAKLPTRSLPGRAPLYTPWDADPQVCRRCLFASHAVEGVPALVSITVHPDVYLADWYEEATAIALSALAGTLVVAATFVSLVRLLRNRERELDENRRLRAEAEAANQAKSEFLATMSHEIRTPLNGILGTAELLLRAPLAPHDRKLADTLLRSAQSLLGLISDILDFSKIEADRLQLEYRPFDPAAVLRETATLFESSAHAKGLALHCEVDPQLPPGLLGDRTRLQQVLINLTSNAVKFTDRGQIVLRVRVAARREAQEAVKLRFEVEDTGVGVSPEAAQRIFAPFAQADNSVARRFGGTGLGLSISQKLVQLMGGTISFDSTPGAGTTFWFEVQFQLTRPAVPDPEHREQDPRVRFAHSGAMPLGDEVDSEPQAVRATAGRHVLVVEDNPVNSMVVESQLTALGCTCDVAIDGDEALGALERGHYQLVLMDCMLPGMSGYDATREWRVRERAQGRHRVPIVALTANVLESNLEQCQAAGMDDFLAKPCTVETLRAALERWTAESVPAP; this is translated from the coding sequence ATGCCGCGCCCGCAACGTCCGCTACAAGCCAGCCAAGCCGCCACGGTGATCGGCCTGCTGTTGGTGCTGGCCATCCTCGTCACCGCCGGCTACGGCGCTTGGCGGATGCAGGTCAGCGCGGCGGCGCAGTGGCGCGTCAACACCGAGCACCACGCACTGGCCTTGGCCGAACACGCACGCCAAGCCATCAGGACCGCGGAGTTCGTGCTGGAAGGCGTGGCCCAGGCGGTCGACGAGGCCGGCATCCGCACCGCCAGCCAGTTGAACGAGCAGGTACGCACTCCCCAGTGGCACCAGGCCTTGCGGGCTCGCTCGCGTGGATCGCAGGTGATCGACGTGGTGGGCGTGTTTTCGAACACCGGCGAACTGGTCAGCTTCTCGCGCACGTTTCCCGTGCCCAAGATCAGCATCGCCGACCGCGACTACTTCATCGCCCAGAGGCAAGGAGACGAAGGCCAGGCGTACCTCAGCGAGAGTTACCCCAACCGGGCCAACGGCGAATGGGATTTCTATCTCAGCCGGCGCCTGAACGGCGCCGACGGCGAGTTCATCGGCCTGGTGGTGATCGGGCTGGCGACCCAGTTTTTCGTCGACGCCTACCAGTCGCTGTCGCTGGTGCCGAAAGAGCAGGCCGCCGGGCGGGTGTCGACCAAGTTGCTGCGCGACGACCTGAGCGTGCTGGTGCACGCGCCACCCGTCGAAGACGGCCTCGGCAGGCGCGTCACGAGGACCGGCCCCTATGCCAAGCTGCCCACGCGCTCGCTCCCGGGGCGCGCGCCGCTGTACACGCCGTGGGACGCCGACCCGCAGGTCTGCCGGCGTTGTTTGTTCGCGTCGCATGCGGTCGAAGGTGTCCCGGCGCTGGTGTCGATCACGGTCCACCCCGACGTCTACCTGGCCGACTGGTACGAGGAAGCCACCGCGATCGCGCTCAGTGCGCTGGCCGGCACGCTGGTGGTGGCGGCCACCTTCGTCTCGCTGGTGCGGCTGCTGCGCAATCGTGAGCGCGAGCTCGACGAAAACCGGCGCCTGCGTGCCGAGGCCGAGGCCGCCAACCAGGCGAAATCGGAGTTCCTGGCGACGATGAGCCACGAGATCCGCACGCCCCTCAACGGCATCCTCGGCACCGCCGAACTGTTGTTGCGCGCGCCGCTGGCACCGCACGACCGCAAGCTCGCCGACACCCTGCTGCGCTCGGCGCAGAGCCTGCTCGGGCTGATCAGCGACATCCTGGACTTCTCGAAGATCGAAGCCGACCGGCTGCAGCTCGAATACCGCCCTTTCGACCCGGCGGCGGTGCTGCGCGAAACCGCCACCCTGTTCGAAAGCAGCGCCCACGCGAAGGGCCTGGCACTGCACTGCGAGGTCGACCCGCAGCTGCCGCCCGGGCTGCTGGGCGACCGAACACGGCTGCAACAGGTGTTGATCAACCTGACCAGCAACGCCGTGAAGTTCACCGACCGGGGCCAGATCGTGTTGCGCGTGCGTGTCGCGGCACGGCGCGAGGCGCAGGAGGCGGTCAAGCTGCGCTTCGAGGTGGAGGACACCGGCGTGGGGGTCAGCCCGGAAGCGGCACAGCGCATCTTTGCGCCCTTCGCGCAGGCCGACAACTCCGTGGCGCGCCGCTTCGGCGGCACCGGCCTCGGCTTGTCGATCTCGCAGAAGCTGGTGCAACTGATGGGCGGCACCATCTCCTTCGACAGCACGCCCGGGGCCGGCACGACGTTTTGGTTCGAGGTGCAGTTCCAGCTGACCCGGCCGGCGGTGCCGGACCCGGAGCATCGCGAGCAGGACCCGCGTGTGCGCTTCGCCCACAGCGGCGCGATGCCGCTCGGCGACGAGGTCGACAGCGAACCACAGGCGGTGCGCGCGACGGCCGGCCGGCACGTGCTGGTGGTCGAGGACAACCCGGTGAACAGCATGGTGGTCGAATCGCAGCTGACGGCCCTGGGCTGCACCTGCGACGTTGCGATCGATGGCGACGAGGCGTTGGGCGCGCTGGAACGCGGCCACTATCAACTGGTCCTGATGGATTGCATGCTGCCGGGCATGTCGGGCTACGACGCGACACGCGAATGGCGCGTGCGTGAGCGCGCCCAAGGCCGGCACCGGGTGCCCATCGTCGCGTTGACCGCCAACGTGCTCGAAAGCAACCTCGAACAGTGCCAGGCGGCCGGCATGGATGACTTTCTCGCCAAACCCTGCACGGTCGAGACGCTGCGCGCGGCCTTGGAGCGCTGGACTGCAGAGTCCGTCCCGGCCCCTTGA